One window of Gymnogyps californianus isolate 813 chromosome 10, ASM1813914v2, whole genome shotgun sequence genomic DNA carries:
- the CCNL1 gene encoding LOW QUALITY PROTEIN: cyclin-L1 (The sequence of the model RefSeq protein was modified relative to this genomic sequence to represent the inferred CDS: inserted 3 bases in 2 codons) encodes MASAATHPAPPVATAAPPXTAATVAAPPAPAAPGILIGDRLYSEVSLTIDHSLIPEERLSPTPSMQDGLDLQCETDLRILGCELIQAAGILLRLPQVAMATGQVLFHRXFYSKSFVKHSFEIVAMACINLASKIEEAPRRIRDVINVFHHLRQLRAKRTPSPLILDQNYINTKNQVIKAERRVLKELGFCVHVKHPHKIIVMYLQVLECERNQTLVQTAWNYMNDSLRTNVFVRFQPETIACACIYLAARALQIPLPTRPHWFLLFGTTEEEIQEICLTTLKLYTRKKPNYEFLDKEVEKRKMALQEAKLKAKGLNPDGTPALSTLGGFSPASKPSSPREVKTEEKTPVSLNTKTIKKEPEERQQASKSPYNGMRKESKRSRSSRSASRSRSRTKSRSRSHTPRRHYNNRRSLSGTYSSRSRSRSRSHSGSPRRHHNHGSPHLKTKHSREELKSANRHGHKRKKSRSRSQSKSRDHSDAAKKHRHERGHHRDRRERSRSFERAHKGKHHGSGRSGHSRHRR; translated from the exons ATGGCCTCCGCCGCCACACACCCGGCCCCCCCCGTCGCTACTGCTGCGCCGCC CACCGCCGCTACCGTTGCCGCCCCACCGGCTCCCGCCGCTCCGGGCATCCTTATCGGCGACCGGCTCTACTCGGAGGTGTCGCTCACCATCGACCACTCGCTCATCCCCGAGGAGCGGCTCTCGCCCACTCCCTCCATGCAGGACGGCCTGGACCTACAGTGTGAGACCGACCTGCGTATCCTCGGCTGCGAGCTCATCCAGGCGGCCGGCATCCTTCTCCGCCTGCCGCAG GTGGCGATGGCGACGGGGCAAGTGCTGTTTCATC TTTTCTATTCGAAGTCCTTCGTCAAGCACAGCTTCGAG ATTGTTGCTATGGCCTGCATCAATCTCGCATCCAAAATCGAAGAGGCGCCTCGTCGTATAAGGGACGTGATCAACGTGTTTCATCATTTACGTCAGTTAAGAGCAAAAAG GACTCCAAGCCCCCTGATACTTGATCAGAACTACATAAACACCAAAAATCAAGtaatcaaagcagaaaggagggTACTGAAGGAGTTGGGATTTTGTGTTCATGTCAAGCATCCACATAAG ATCATTGTTATGTATTTACAAGTCTTAGAATGTGAACGTAATCAAACCCTGGTACAGACAGCCTG gaattacATGAATGACAGCCTGCGAACAAATGTGTTTGTTCGCTTTCAGCCAGAGACTATAGCATGTGCTTGCATTTATCTTGCTGCTAGAGCTCTGCAG attccACTACCTACCCGTCCTCACTGGTTCTTGCTCTTTGGCACCACGGAAGAGGAGATTCAGGAGATATGCTTAACGACTCTTAAGCTCTATACCAGAAAGAAG CCCAATTACGAATTCCTGGATAAAGAagtagaaaagaggaaaatggcaCTACAGGAAGCGAAACTGAAGGCAAAAGGTTTAAATCCGGATGGAACTCCAGCACTCTCAACACTGGGTGGCTTTTCTCCTGCATCCAAACCAT CTTCCCCAAGAGAAgtaaaaactgaagagaagaCTCCAGTGTCTCTGAATaccaaaaccattaaaaaagaGCCAGAAGAGAGGCAGCAAGCTTCAAAGAGCCCTTACAATGG catgagaaaagaaagcaagagaagtaGAAGCAGCAGAAGTGCTAGTCGATCTAGGTCAAGAACAAAGTCAAGGTCTCGATCTCACACTCCTAGGCGGCA CTACAATAATAGGCGGAGCCTGTCTGGGACGTACAGCTCGAGATCGAGAAGCAGGTCCCGCAGCCACAGTGGCAGCCCTCGCCGGCACCACAATCACGGCTCGCCGCACCTGAAGACCAAGCATAGCAGGGAAGAGCTGAAGAGTGCAAATAGACACggtcacaaaaggaaaaaatctcgTTCGCGTTCGCAGAGCAAATCCAGGGATCATTCTGATGCTGCCAAGAAGCACAGGCACGAGCGGGGGCACCACAGAGACAGGCGTGAGAGATCCCGCTCCTTCGAGAGAGCTCACAAGGGCAAACACCACGGTAGCGGCCGGTCGGGACACAGCAGGCACAGACGCTGA